One Chryseobacterium sp. StRB126 genomic region harbors:
- a CDS encoding TCR/Tet family MFS transporter, which translates to MPGKKEYALTFIYITVLIDIIGIGIIIPVLPTLITKLSNTDNISVTAQYIGWFISVYALMQFLFAPVLGGLSDRYGRRPVLLCSLLGLGVDYLILALAPDIAWLFVGRVINGIMGSSMTTAAAYISDISTPEKRGQYFGMMSAVAGVGMIIGPVIGGVLGQYGERIPFYAAAGLSLLNLIYGFFTLPESLSKDNRRPFSWKTANPIGVMKSLNKEILAPAFIVAFILIALAGHSVQSSWSVYVMDKFNWKEDMIGYSMGLLGLLTVVFQGGLIGLFINRLGQEKSAIIFLVFFCVSMLSFGLANKGWMMFVVIAMYALGGMASPILQAMISSKIPDNKQGLLQGGLTSILSLSSIVGPLLMTWVFAYFTSPQSPIFYSGAPFILGAILAVIGSLCIYIAMKKGN; encoded by the coding sequence ATGCCTGGAAAAAAAGAATATGCATTAACCTTTATCTATATTACAGTTCTTATTGATATCATTGGAATAGGAATTATCATACCCGTACTTCCAACACTGATTACAAAACTTTCAAATACAGATAATATAAGTGTTACTGCTCAATACATCGGATGGTTTATCTCCGTATATGCTTTAATGCAGTTTCTGTTTGCCCCTGTCTTAGGAGGTCTAAGCGATCGGTATGGTAGACGGCCGGTCCTGTTATGTTCATTACTGGGACTCGGAGTAGATTATCTCATTCTGGCATTGGCTCCAGACATTGCCTGGCTGTTTGTAGGAAGAGTTATCAATGGAATTATGGGGTCAAGCATGACAACAGCAGCAGCTTATATCTCAGACATCAGTACTCCTGAAAAAAGAGGGCAGTATTTTGGAATGATGAGTGCAGTGGCCGGAGTAGGAATGATTATTGGGCCGGTTATAGGAGGAGTACTTGGACAATATGGAGAAAGAATTCCTTTTTATGCCGCCGCCGGATTAAGTTTACTGAATCTTATCTATGGATTTTTTACCCTCCCTGAATCATTATCCAAAGATAACCGCCGTCCGTTTTCATGGAAAACAGCTAATCCCATTGGAGTCATGAAGAGTCTGAATAAAGAAATACTGGCCCCCGCATTTATCGTTGCTTTTATTCTGATTGCATTGGCAGGGCATTCTGTGCAAAGCTCCTGGAGTGTATATGTAATGGATAAATTTAACTGGAAAGAAGATATGATAGGCTATTCAATGGGGCTTTTGGGATTGTTGACAGTTGTTTTCCAGGGTGGATTAATTGGCCTCTTTATCAATAGACTGGGACAGGAGAAATCAGCAATCATTTTTCTGGTATTCTTTTGTGTAAGTATGTTATCATTCGGATTAGCCAATAAAGGATGGATGATGTTTGTGGTCATAGCGATGTATGCTCTCGGAGGAATGGCCTCACCTATACTGCAGGCTATGATCTCTTCCAAAATTCCCGATAATAAACAAGGATTACTGCAGGGAGGACTCACCAGTATTCTCAGTTTATCCTCCATTGTAGGACCATTGCTGATGACCTGGGTATTTGCTTATTTTACCTCTCCCCAATCACCTATTTTTTACAGTGGAGCCCCTTTTATTTTAGGAGCCATTTTAGCAGTAATCGGTAGTCTTTGTATATATATTGCTATGAAGAAAGGCAATTAA
- a CDS encoding thioesterase II family protein: MNRTTSSKPQIFLLHYAGGDRSSFRPLMEELQSQFQIETPELPGRGDRMSEPPLKDKQEAVADILEQIKRTRQKEVPYLIYGHSMGAILGFEICHAMEKENDAPVHFVATGYPGPGIKDTPPIADLPKTEFFAEVRKLGGISDEVMQYEELLDFFEPLLRGDFGLLENKNNQTPNIKIKTPVYAVMGKNEKYALNIRNWANYTEASCECQIVNGNHFFINQNFNYLSQVIKNLMNATTAK; encoded by the coding sequence ATGAACAGAACAACATCATCAAAACCACAGATATTTTTATTACACTATGCCGGCGGAGACAGAAGCTCCTTTCGCCCTTTAATGGAAGAGTTACAGTCGCAGTTTCAGATAGAAACTCCAGAGCTCCCGGGAAGAGGAGACCGAATGTCAGAGCCCCCTCTGAAAGATAAACAGGAAGCCGTAGCAGATATATTGGAGCAGATAAAACGCACCCGACAGAAAGAAGTTCCCTATTTGATCTATGGTCACAGCATGGGAGCCATATTGGGCTTCGAAATTTGTCATGCTATGGAAAAAGAGAACGATGCCCCCGTACATTTTGTAGCCACAGGATACCCGGGGCCAGGAATAAAAGATACTCCGCCTATTGCAGACCTTCCCAAAACAGAATTCTTTGCAGAAGTAAGAAAACTGGGTGGAATTTCTGATGAGGTGATGCAATACGAAGAATTATTAGACTTCTTTGAGCCTTTATTGAGAGGAGATTTCGGGCTTCTGGAGAATAAAAACAACCAGACACCCAATATAAAAATAAAGACTCCTGTTTATGCCGTAATGGGGAAAAATGAAAAATATGCCCTGAATATAAGAAACTGGGCCAATTACACAGAAGCATCATGTGAATGTCAGATTGTGAATGGAAACCATTTCTTCATCAATCAGAATTTCAATTATCTGTCACAGGTTATCAAAAACCTGATGAATGCCACAACGGCCAAATGA